The following are encoded together in the Equus quagga isolate Etosha38 chromosome 15, UCLA_HA_Equagga_1.0, whole genome shotgun sequence genome:
- the P2RX2 gene encoding P2X purinoceptor 2 isoform X1, with protein sequence MAAAQPKPTAGTARRLARGCWSAFWDYETPKVIVVKNRRLGVVYRAVQLLILLYFVWYVFIVQKGYQDSETGPESSVITKVKGITSSEHKVWDVEEYVKPPEGGSVFSIITRIEVTRLQTLGTCPESMRVNNATCDSDEDCVAGQLDMLGNVSAAGVRTGRCVPYYHGASQTCEVSAWCPVEDGASVSQFLGKMAPNFTILIKNSIHYPKFQFSKGNIENRKDGYLKRCTFHEVSDLYCPIFKLGFIVEQAGENFTELAHTGGVIGVIINWDCDLDLSPLKCNPKYSFRRLDPKHIPASSGYNFRFAKYYKVNGSTARTLIKAYGIRIDVIVHGQAGKFSLIPTIINLATALTSIGVGSFLCDWILLTFMNKNKIYSHKKFDKVCTPRHSSGSWPVTLAFVLGQAPPPPCPGSAEPGWAGRPQDKGPSQALAALPPQPRPTFTPSEQMVDAPEQSAGPELCASKHSQQDPALMDPRGLAQL encoded by the exons ATGGCGGCCGCGCAGCCCAAGCCCACCGCGGGGACGGCCCGGCGCCTGGCCCGGGGCTGCTGGTCCGCGTTCTGGGACTACGAGACGCCCAAGGTGATCGTGGTGAAGAACCGGCGCCTCGGCGTCGTGTACCGCGCCGTGCAACTGCTCATCCTGCTCTACTTCGTGTG GTACGTGTTCATCGTGCAGAAGGGCTACCAGGACAGCGAGACGGGCCCCGAAAGCTCCGTCATCACCAAGGTGAAGGGCATCACCTCGTCCGAGCACAAAGTGTGGGACGTGGAGGAGTACGTGAAGCCCCCCGAG GGGGGCAGCGTGTTCAGCATCATCACCAGGATCGAGGTCACCCGCTTGCAGACGCTCGGAACCTGCCCGGAG AGTATGAGAGTCAACAACGCCACCTGCGACTCGGACGAAGACTGCGTGGCTGGACAGCTGGACATGCTAGGAAATG TGTCCGCTGCAGGCGTGCGGACTGGGCGCTGCGTCCCCTACTACCACGGGGCCTCCCAGACCTGTGAGGTGTCCGCCTGGTGCCCGGTGGAAGACGGGGCCTCTGTCAG CCAATTCCTCGGTAAGATGGCCCCAAATTTCACCATCCTCATCAAGAACAGCATCCACTACCCCAAATTCCAGTTCTCTAA GGGCAACATTGAGAACCGGAAGGATGGCTACCTGAAACGCTGCACATTCCATGAGGTCTCGGATCTCTACTGCCCCATTTTCAAGCTGGGCTTCATAGTGGAGCAGGCAGGGGAAAACTTCACGGAGCTGGCACACACG GGTGGCGTCATTGGGGTCATTATCAACTGGGACTGTGACCTGGACCTTTCACCACTGAAGTGCAACCCCAAGTACTCCTTTCGGAGGCTCGACCCCAAGCATATCCCAGCCTCATCTGGCTACAACTTCAG GTTTGCCAAGTATTACAAGGTAAATGGCAGCACTGCCCGCACACTCATCAAAGCCTATGGGATCCGCATCGACGTCATTGTGCACGGACAG GCAGGGAAGTTCAGCCTGATTCCCACCATCATTAATCTGGCCACAGCGCTGACCTCCATCGGGGTG GGCTCTTTCCTGTGCGACTGGATCTTGCTAACATTCATGAACAAAAACAAGATCTACAGCCATAAGAAATTCGACAAGGTGTGTACACCAAGGCACTCCTCAGGTAGCTGGCCGGTGACCTTGGCCTTTGTTTTGGGCcaggcccctcctccaccctgtcCTGGCTCTGCAGAACCAGGCTGGGCGGGCAGACCGCAGGACAAGGGGCCAAGCCAGGCCCTGGCCGCCCTGCCCCCACAGCCTCGCCCCACATTTACCCCCTCCGAGCAGATGGTGGATGCTCCCGAGCAGAGTGCAGGACCAGAGCTTTGTGCCTCCAAGCATTCCCAACAGGACCCTGCACTCATGGACCCTCGAGGTTTGGCCCAGCTCTGA
- the P2RX2 gene encoding P2X purinoceptor 2 isoform X2, with protein sequence MAAAQPKPTAGTARRLARGCWSAFWDYETPKVIVVKNRRLGVVYRAVQLLILLYFVWYVFIVQKGYQDSETGPESSVITKVKGITSSEHKVWDVEEYVKPPEGGSVFSIITRIEVTRLQTLGTCPESMRVNNATCDSDEDCVAGQLDMLGNGVRTGRCVPYYHGASQTCEVSAWCPVEDGASVSQFLGKMAPNFTILIKNSIHYPKFQFSKGNIENRKDGYLKRCTFHEVSDLYCPIFKLGFIVEQAGENFTELAHTGGVIGVIINWDCDLDLSPLKCNPKYSFRRLDPKHIPASSGYNFRFAKYYKVNGSTARTLIKAYGIRIDVIVHGQAGKFSLIPTIINLATALTSIGVGSFLCDWILLTFMNKNKIYSHKKFDKVCTPRHSSGSWPVTLAFVLGQAPPPPCPGSAEPGWAGRPQDKGPSQALAALPPQPRPTFTPSEQMVDAPEQSAGPELCASKHSQQDPALMDPRGLAQL encoded by the exons ATGGCGGCCGCGCAGCCCAAGCCCACCGCGGGGACGGCCCGGCGCCTGGCCCGGGGCTGCTGGTCCGCGTTCTGGGACTACGAGACGCCCAAGGTGATCGTGGTGAAGAACCGGCGCCTCGGCGTCGTGTACCGCGCCGTGCAACTGCTCATCCTGCTCTACTTCGTGTG GTACGTGTTCATCGTGCAGAAGGGCTACCAGGACAGCGAGACGGGCCCCGAAAGCTCCGTCATCACCAAGGTGAAGGGCATCACCTCGTCCGAGCACAAAGTGTGGGACGTGGAGGAGTACGTGAAGCCCCCCGAG GGGGGCAGCGTGTTCAGCATCATCACCAGGATCGAGGTCACCCGCTTGCAGACGCTCGGAACCTGCCCGGAG AGTATGAGAGTCAACAACGCCACCTGCGACTCGGACGAAGACTGCGTGGCTGGACAGCTGGACATGCTAGGAAATG GCGTGCGGACTGGGCGCTGCGTCCCCTACTACCACGGGGCCTCCCAGACCTGTGAGGTGTCCGCCTGGTGCCCGGTGGAAGACGGGGCCTCTGTCAG CCAATTCCTCGGTAAGATGGCCCCAAATTTCACCATCCTCATCAAGAACAGCATCCACTACCCCAAATTCCAGTTCTCTAA GGGCAACATTGAGAACCGGAAGGATGGCTACCTGAAACGCTGCACATTCCATGAGGTCTCGGATCTCTACTGCCCCATTTTCAAGCTGGGCTTCATAGTGGAGCAGGCAGGGGAAAACTTCACGGAGCTGGCACACACG GGTGGCGTCATTGGGGTCATTATCAACTGGGACTGTGACCTGGACCTTTCACCACTGAAGTGCAACCCCAAGTACTCCTTTCGGAGGCTCGACCCCAAGCATATCCCAGCCTCATCTGGCTACAACTTCAG GTTTGCCAAGTATTACAAGGTAAATGGCAGCACTGCCCGCACACTCATCAAAGCCTATGGGATCCGCATCGACGTCATTGTGCACGGACAG GCAGGGAAGTTCAGCCTGATTCCCACCATCATTAATCTGGCCACAGCGCTGACCTCCATCGGGGTG GGCTCTTTCCTGTGCGACTGGATCTTGCTAACATTCATGAACAAAAACAAGATCTACAGCCATAAGAAATTCGACAAGGTGTGTACACCAAGGCACTCCTCAGGTAGCTGGCCGGTGACCTTGGCCTTTGTTTTGGGCcaggcccctcctccaccctgtcCTGGCTCTGCAGAACCAGGCTGGGCGGGCAGACCGCAGGACAAGGGGCCAAGCCAGGCCCTGGCCGCCCTGCCCCCACAGCCTCGCCCCACATTTACCCCCTCCGAGCAGATGGTGGATGCTCCCGAGCAGAGTGCAGGACCAGAGCTTTGTGCCTCCAAGCATTCCCAACAGGACCCTGCACTCATGGACCCTCGAGGTTTGGCCCAGCTCTGA
- the P2RX2 gene encoding P2X purinoceptor 2 isoform X3 — MAAAQPKPTAGTARRLARGCWSAFWDYETPKVIVVKNRRLGVVYRAVQLLILLYFVWYVFIVQKGYQDSETGPESSVITKVKGITSSEHKVWDVEEYVKPPEGGSVFSIITRIEVTRLQTLGTCPESMRVNNATCDSDEDCVAGQLDMLGNVSAAGVRTGRCVPYYHGASQTCEVSAWCPVEDGASVSQFLGKMAPNFTILIKNSIHYPKFQFSKGNIENRKDGYLKRCTFHEVSDLYCPIFKLGFIVEQAGENFTELAHTGGVIGVIINWDCDLDLSPLKCNPKYSFRRLDPKHIPASSGYNFRFAKYYKVNGSTARTLIKAYGIRIDVIVHGQAGKFSLIPTIINLATALTSIGVGSFLCDWILLTFMNKNKIYSHKKFDKMVDAPEQSAGPELCASKHSQQDPALMDPRGLAQL, encoded by the exons ATGGCGGCCGCGCAGCCCAAGCCCACCGCGGGGACGGCCCGGCGCCTGGCCCGGGGCTGCTGGTCCGCGTTCTGGGACTACGAGACGCCCAAGGTGATCGTGGTGAAGAACCGGCGCCTCGGCGTCGTGTACCGCGCCGTGCAACTGCTCATCCTGCTCTACTTCGTGTG GTACGTGTTCATCGTGCAGAAGGGCTACCAGGACAGCGAGACGGGCCCCGAAAGCTCCGTCATCACCAAGGTGAAGGGCATCACCTCGTCCGAGCACAAAGTGTGGGACGTGGAGGAGTACGTGAAGCCCCCCGAG GGGGGCAGCGTGTTCAGCATCATCACCAGGATCGAGGTCACCCGCTTGCAGACGCTCGGAACCTGCCCGGAG AGTATGAGAGTCAACAACGCCACCTGCGACTCGGACGAAGACTGCGTGGCTGGACAGCTGGACATGCTAGGAAATG TGTCCGCTGCAGGCGTGCGGACTGGGCGCTGCGTCCCCTACTACCACGGGGCCTCCCAGACCTGTGAGGTGTCCGCCTGGTGCCCGGTGGAAGACGGGGCCTCTGTCAG CCAATTCCTCGGTAAGATGGCCCCAAATTTCACCATCCTCATCAAGAACAGCATCCACTACCCCAAATTCCAGTTCTCTAA GGGCAACATTGAGAACCGGAAGGATGGCTACCTGAAACGCTGCACATTCCATGAGGTCTCGGATCTCTACTGCCCCATTTTCAAGCTGGGCTTCATAGTGGAGCAGGCAGGGGAAAACTTCACGGAGCTGGCACACACG GGTGGCGTCATTGGGGTCATTATCAACTGGGACTGTGACCTGGACCTTTCACCACTGAAGTGCAACCCCAAGTACTCCTTTCGGAGGCTCGACCCCAAGCATATCCCAGCCTCATCTGGCTACAACTTCAG GTTTGCCAAGTATTACAAGGTAAATGGCAGCACTGCCCGCACACTCATCAAAGCCTATGGGATCCGCATCGACGTCATTGTGCACGGACAG GCAGGGAAGTTCAGCCTGATTCCCACCATCATTAATCTGGCCACAGCGCTGACCTCCATCGGGGTG GGCTCTTTCCTGTGCGACTGGATCTTGCTAACATTCATGAACAAAAACAAGATCTACAGCCATAAGAAATTCGACAAG ATGGTGGATGCTCCCGAGCAGAGTGCAGGACCAGAGCTTTGTGCCTCCAAGCATTCCCAACAGGACCCTGCACTCATGGACCCTCGAGGTTTGGCCCAGCTCTGA